From the Bacillus tuaregi genome, one window contains:
- a CDS encoding DEAD/DEAH box helicase: MKFSCQNGMLIPEQLLAPEQAQLHNPIPISQIESLPPPPKLNPHFSYSNDLQKLLSGKQLLLDDIPFPLQDIHRHYENGYLTYRKSIEIEKNKLTCVRCGNQQKHLFASFPCARCRETCTYCRKCIMMGRTSTCSPLISWTGPPIPIDITAPPLQWAGNLSAGQGVASSAVVAAVHKTDSLLVWAVCGAGKTEVLFQGINTALMEGKRVCLATPRTDVVLELSPRLKKVFPDIPVASLYGGSEDRHLYAPLTIATTHQLFRFYQAFDVVVLDEVDAFPYSVEESLQYAVEQARKPVSSIIYLTATPNEKWRKECKTGKRDYVTIPARFHRYSLPVPRFVWCGNWQKPLKKGKLPGNVLRWMTKRLDENQQVLLFFPRIELMEKILPVLKNIHPAIEAVHAEDPERKEKVQRMRNKEILILLTTTILERGVTFPKLDVAVIGAEDRIFTESALVQIAGRVGRSADFPSGDITFFHYGKTDAMVKARRQIIQMNKEARGRKLIDD, encoded by the coding sequence ATGAAATTCTCCTGTCAAAATGGAATGCTAATCCCTGAACAGCTACTAGCACCCGAGCAAGCACAGCTCCATAATCCCATCCCCATCTCGCAAATCGAAAGCCTACCGCCACCGCCGAAGCTCAACCCTCATTTTTCCTACAGCAATGATTTGCAAAAGCTGCTTTCCGGAAAACAGCTCCTTCTCGATGATATCCCCTTCCCCTTACAGGACATCCATCGTCATTATGAAAATGGCTATCTCACCTACCGAAAAAGCATTGAAATCGAAAAAAATAAACTGACCTGTGTTCGCTGTGGGAACCAGCAAAAACACCTCTTTGCGTCCTTTCCATGTGCGCGCTGCCGGGAAACCTGTACCTATTGCCGTAAATGTATCATGATGGGCAGAACGAGCACCTGCAGCCCACTTATCTCCTGGACAGGTCCTCCTATCCCGATTGACATAACCGCTCCACCGCTACAATGGGCAGGCAACCTGTCAGCCGGTCAAGGAGTAGCGTCTTCAGCCGTCGTTGCTGCAGTCCATAAAACCGACTCCCTCCTCGTTTGGGCTGTGTGTGGAGCAGGGAAAACAGAGGTGCTGTTCCAGGGAATCAATACCGCGCTAATGGAGGGGAAACGAGTTTGTCTAGCAACGCCGAGAACGGATGTCGTATTGGAGCTTTCGCCGCGCTTGAAAAAGGTGTTTCCTGATATTCCCGTTGCGTCCCTTTACGGCGGCAGTGAGGACCGTCATCTATATGCCCCGCTCACCATCGCGACCACCCACCAGCTGTTCCGCTTCTACCAGGCATTTGATGTCGTCGTACTCGATGAGGTGGATGCCTTTCCCTATTCTGTCGAGGAGTCCCTTCAATATGCGGTAGAGCAGGCGCGTAAGCCAGTTTCTTCTATTATCTATTTAACCGCGACTCCCAATGAAAAATGGCGCAAGGAATGTAAGACCGGCAAAAGAGACTACGTCACGATTCCAGCCCGCTTTCATCGCTATTCCCTGCCGGTACCGCGCTTTGTTTGGTGTGGAAACTGGCAGAAGCCCTTGAAAAAGGGGAAGCTGCCGGGTAATGTCCTCCGCTGGATGACGAAACGCCTGGATGAAAACCAACAGGTGCTCCTCTTTTTCCCCCGTATTGAATTAATGGAAAAAATCCTTCCCGTTTTAAAAAATATCCACCCCGCCATCGAGGCGGTACATGCAGAAGACCCAGAGCGAAAGGAAAAGGTCCAAAGGATGCGGAATAAGGAGATTCTGATTTTACTTACGACGACCATTCTAGAACGAGGGGTTACCTTCCCAAAGCTTGATGTAGCCGTCATCGGTGCCGAGGATCGGATTTTTACCGAAAGCGCCCTCGTCCAAATTGCCGGCCGTGTCGGTCGCAGCGCTGATTTTCCAAGCGGTGATATTACCTTTTTCCATTATGGAAAAACCGATGCGATGGTGAAGGCCCGTAGACAAATTATCCAGATGAATAAGGAAGCAAGGGGGAGGAAATTAATTGATGATTAA
- a CDS encoding ComF family protein has translation MRDYCLVCFSEIIPQMGWNDLIATVKVQTICPSCKERWEEIRGETCRICGRPLEQLESRFIVGDCCNDCVRWEEEPKWKGCLKKNHSIYHYNAFLQEVLARYKFRGDYILARLFTEQLLQKLAGQSYDLLVPIPLSPERLQERGFNQAEALLKEAGLPAAHILTRIHGEKQSKKSRSERIHAEQVFQLTEQTIPVGEGSEQPQLIPTVQGKNIILIDDVYTTGSTLRHAAKVLTVHGAASISSITIARG, from the coding sequence ATGCGCGATTATTGTCTCGTTTGTTTTAGCGAAATCATCCCGCAAATGGGCTGGAACGATCTGATTGCTACCGTGAAAGTACAAACCATCTGTCCCTCCTGCAAGGAAAGATGGGAAGAAATCAGAGGGGAAACCTGCCGGATTTGTGGTCGCCCACTTGAGCAGCTAGAGTCTCGCTTTATTGTGGGGGATTGCTGTAACGACTGTGTCCGTTGGGAGGAGGAGCCCAAATGGAAGGGCTGCTTGAAGAAGAATCATTCCATTTATCACTATAATGCTTTTCTCCAGGAAGTCCTTGCCCGCTATAAATTTCGTGGGGATTATATTTTGGCAAGGCTTTTTACAGAGCAGCTGCTGCAAAAGCTGGCAGGGCAATCCTATGATTTGCTCGTCCCCATTCCGTTAAGTCCCGAGCGTTTGCAGGAGCGCGGCTTTAATCAAGCAGAGGCACTTCTTAAGGAAGCAGGACTGCCTGCCGCTCATATTCTAACCCGGATACACGGTGAGAAACAGTCCAAGAAATCGCGCAGCGAGCGTATCCATGCCGAGCAGGTATTTCAGCTGACAGAGCAAACGATTCCAGTTGGGGAGGGAAGCGAGCAACCCCAACTGATTCCTACTGTTCAAGGGAAAAACATCATCCTTATCGATGATGTCTACACAACAGGCTCCACGCTCAGACACGCAGCAAAGGTTCTAACCGTTCACGGAGCTGCCTCCATCAGCTCCATCACGATTGCGAGAGGGTAA
- a CDS encoding TIGR03826 family flagellar region protein, which produces MMPDIDNCPKCGKIMIKSKFRDVCEACYKEEEKQYEIIYKFMRKRENRAATIKQIIDATGVEEDLLLKFIKNGRFQQTQFPNLGYPCEKCGKIIQSGKLCDSCAKELRTELSLFEKEETRKQELKERERQRTYLAVKKQDD; this is translated from the coding sequence ATGATGCCTGATATAGACAATTGCCCAAAATGCGGCAAAATTATGATAAAAAGTAAATTTCGCGATGTATGCGAGGCCTGCTATAAAGAGGAAGAAAAGCAGTATGAAATCATCTACAAATTTATGCGTAAGCGTGAAAATCGTGCCGCCACCATCAAGCAGATTATTGATGCAACAGGGGTTGAGGAAGATCTGCTCTTGAAATTCATTAAGAATGGTCGTTTCCAGCAGACTCAATTCCCAAACCTAGGCTATCCTTGTGAAAAATGCGGGAAAATTATTCAATCCGGCAAGCTTTGTGATAGCTGTGCAAAGGAGCTTAGGACGGAGCTTTCTCTTTTTGAAAAAGAAGAAACCCGCAAGCAGGAATTGAAGGAGAGGGAGAGACAACGGACCTATCTGGCAGTGAAAAAACAGGATGACTAG
- a CDS encoding EAL domain-containing protein — protein MDRKSEDYKGYARATELPNLIDELKTEWLKLEKELKQVSEQLRLNEMRFKTVIQRTYDVNMLLTHEGVIKHYSLNDEAAAGGPFYRLQGRNLFDYLHQDDREKAKEIFIRLENKSDASEKAVLRIIDDDDGAYIHCEMLFMNFLTDPDFQGIAVYIKDITQNRLALEKLFDISNHDFLTRLPNKPFFESLVSKELYLTENKGGTFALMVIQLHGLEFVNETLTQSIGDLLLKEASKRLQEFVKNKGIVARFEGVYFPILLPQMRNGTVGQMATDLISLFEQPFIIQGYELSLTVNLGISLYPESGGTVHTIIRNAYSALHHANETGPNTYEVYSSNMNIKTYKRFSLFHDLQMALKNQEFLVYFQPRVEAKTHRIIAAEALIRWEHPKWGMVSPNEFIPLAEKSGLIGSLGEFVLNRACQHVKEWQEKGLEPVKVSVNFSILQFLQRDVIQMVEDVLKQTSLEAKWLEIEITESVLMENEAVILDKISKLSRMGISIAIDDFGTGYSSLSYLRKLKADIIKIDRSFIKGIPDDRDSIDIVAAILQLAKKFKMRIVAEGVDSSEQLATLKRLKCDEIQGYLFSKPLRVDQFELLLKEGICHPEQILHADSVENRREHLRIKLTYPLSGEMTITEMGGEEVSLGATGIRILDISPGGLRMETVEKLPVRSDMILRFSTTLLGTKLDQYGKVVWRKELDDDRQCYGIRFIRREK, from the coding sequence TTGGACCGTAAATCGGAGGACTATAAAGGCTATGCTCGAGCAACTGAACTACCTAACCTAATCGACGAATTAAAAACGGAATGGTTGAAGCTTGAGAAGGAGCTCAAGCAGGTATCCGAGCAGCTAAGGCTAAACGAAATGAGATTTAAAACCGTTATTCAGCGGACCTATGACGTCAATATGTTGTTGACTCATGAGGGGGTCATTAAGCACTATAGCCTCAATGATGAAGCGGCGGCAGGAGGACCATTCTATAGACTACAAGGACGAAATTTATTTGATTATTTACATCAGGATGATCGGGAGAAGGCAAAGGAGATTTTCATCCGTTTAGAAAATAAGTCAGACGCTTCTGAAAAGGCGGTTCTTCGCATTATCGATGATGATGATGGAGCCTATATCCACTGTGAAATGCTGTTCATGAATTTTCTTACCGACCCGGATTTTCAGGGCATTGCGGTTTATATTAAAGATATCACGCAAAATAGGCTCGCATTGGAGAAGCTATTTGATATATCGAATCATGATTTCCTTACGAGATTACCTAATAAACCATTTTTTGAATCACTAGTCAGTAAGGAGCTGTATCTGACTGAAAATAAAGGTGGTACATTTGCCCTCATGGTCATTCAGCTGCATGGGCTGGAATTTGTTAATGAAACATTGACTCAATCCATCGGTGATCTTTTATTAAAAGAGGCGTCTAAAAGGCTACAGGAATTCGTCAAGAATAAGGGGATAGTGGCTCGCTTTGAAGGTGTCTATTTTCCGATTTTACTTCCTCAGATGAGAAATGGTACTGTTGGACAAATGGCGACTGACTTGATTAGCCTGTTTGAGCAACCCTTTATCATTCAAGGCTATGAGTTATCACTCACTGTTAACCTTGGAATCAGCCTGTATCCGGAAAGCGGTGGTACGGTACACACTATCATCAGAAATGCATATTCTGCCCTTCATCATGCAAATGAAACCGGTCCCAATACGTATGAAGTCTATTCTTCTAATATGAATATTAAAACCTATAAACGATTCTCACTTTTTCATGATTTACAAATGGCCTTAAAAAATCAGGAGTTCTTGGTATATTTTCAGCCAAGAGTAGAGGCGAAAACCCATCGAATCATTGCCGCAGAAGCGTTAATTCGCTGGGAGCATCCGAAATGGGGCATGGTATCGCCGAATGAATTTATTCCATTAGCGGAGAAGAGCGGACTAATTGGTTCTTTAGGCGAGTTTGTCCTCAATCGGGCCTGTCAGCATGTGAAAGAATGGCAGGAGAAGGGGCTTGAGCCTGTAAAGGTTTCAGTGAATTTTTCGATTCTCCAATTTTTGCAGCGAGATGTGATCCAAATGGTCGAGGATGTGTTAAAGCAGACGAGCTTAGAGGCCAAATGGCTAGAAATCGAAATTACCGAGTCCGTCCTCATGGAAAATGAAGCGGTGATTTTAGATAAAATTTCTAAATTAAGCCGGATGGGCATTAGCATTGCAATCGATGACTTTGGTACAGGCTACTCCTCATTAAGTTATTTGAGAAAGCTGAAGGCAGATATTATCAAAATCGATCGCTCCTTTATTAAAGGAATCCCCGATGACAGGGATAGTATCGATATCGTGGCAGCGATTCTTCAGCTTGCCAAGAAATTTAAGATGAGAATTGTCGCTGAGGGTGTTGATTCTTCTGAGCAGCTAGCCACGCTTAAAAGGCTAAAATGTGATGAGATTCAAGGCTACCTATTTAGTAAACCGCTTCGTGTTGATCAATTTGAGCTGCTGTTAAAAGAAGGAATTTGTCATCCGGAGCAAATCTTGCATGCGGATTCTGTGGAAAATCGAAGAGAGCATTTACGGATAAAGCTAACCTACCCGCTTAGCGGTGAAATGACCATCACGGAAATGGGCGGTGAAGAGGTCAGTCTTGGGGCAACAGGGATTCGCATTTTAGATATTAGTCCCGGCGGGCTTAGAATGGAAACGGTAGAAAAATTGCCAGTACGCTCGGATATGATTTTACGCTTTTCCACAACCCTGCTCGGAACCAAGCTAGACCAGTATGGAAAGGTTGTTTGGCGAAAGGAATTGGATGATGACCGGCAGTGCTATGGTATTCGTTTTATCCGGAGAGAAAAATAA